One window of the Pelmatolapia mariae isolate MD_Pm_ZW linkage group LG15, Pm_UMD_F_2, whole genome shotgun sequence genome contains the following:
- the rsph3 gene encoding radial spoke head protein 3 homolog has translation MAFASHSYRDPSGTYTFSSRPRAVENRSKYSETSTEETKRHYGNIMYDRRVVRGNTYAKHILPTTAQPDPAEIRRQQANRRRAIARKQAREQFRPNTPEALEGRKHTDVQTELYLEELSNIIATTDIECQTDPFLDRPATPLFIPAKSGKDVETQIEEGELFDFDIEVQPVLEVLVGKTIEQSLLEVMEEEELACLKAQQRAFEELRNNELAEVQRLQEMERRHNEEKERRIAQQREVLRKEKEIAEKIAARAYTQQYLAGLLPAVFTSLRSHGYFYNPVEKDIETNFFPWLMDEVNNRVERRYTAREILDTMIYDVTQKRLERFNEEETQPEKSDS, from the exons ATGGCTTTTGCTTCACACAGTTACAGAGATCCAAGCGGAACATACACCTTCTCCAGCCGCCCCAGAGCTGTCGAGAACCGCTCAAAGTACAGCGAGACGTCGACTGAAGA GACAAAGCGTCATTATGGAAACATTATGTATGATCGTCGTGTTGTCAGAGGAAATACGTACGCCAAGCATATCCTACCAACT ACAGCTCAGCCAGACCCTGCAGAGATACGAAGACAACAGGCCAACAGGAGACGAGCCATTGCTCGAAAACAGGCCAGGGAGCAATTTAGACCCAACACTCCTGAAGCACTGGAGGGCAGAAAACACACTGATGTACAAACTG AACTCTACCTTGAAGAACTGAGCAATATTATTGCAACTACGGACATTGAGTGTCAGACTGACCCCTTCCTGGACAGACCAGCAACTCCACTCTTCATACCTGCCAAATCTGGCAAAGATGTCGAAACACAGATAGAAGAGGGAGAG CTGTTTGACTTTGACATTGAGGTGCAGCCAGTGTTGGAGGTCTTGGTGGGTAAGACAATCGAACAGTCTCTGCTGGaggtgatggaggaggaggagcttgcCTGTCTGAAGGCCCAGCAGAGAGCCTTCGAGGAGCTTCGAAATAATGAGCTGGCAGAGGTGCAGCGGCTCCAGGAGATGGAGAGACGACACAACGAGGAGAAA GAGCGTAGAATTGCACAGCAGAGGGAGGTgctgaggaaagaaaaggagatTGCAGAGAAGATCGCCGCCCGGGCGTACACCCAGCAGTACTTGGCCGGTCTTCTACCTGCTGTCTTTACCTCACTGAGAAGCCACGGCTACTTTTACAACCCTGTGGAGAAAG ATATCGAGACTAATTTCTTCCCATGGCTGATGGACGAGGTGAACAACAGGGTGGAAAGGAGATACACAGCAAGAGAGATTCTTGACA CTATGATCTACGATGTAACCCAGAAGAGACTCGAGCGCTTCAACGAGGAAGAGACACAGCCAGAAAAATCTGATTCATAG